A region of Streptomyces sp. NBC_01788 DNA encodes the following proteins:
- a CDS encoding Lrp/AsnC family transcriptional regulator, which produces MDLDHTDLAVVRELQTDGRLTYETLAQRVGLSRPATRARVQRMLDSGAVRVVAIVHPAVRGLTASAHLSIDTHGAAGPVARAIAAMPQAPFVTLTAGQRAIMTELRTEGFAELDRAIERVRTLPGVRTVDPLITTRQLKDPYLLPDPPAAAELDELDRRILDELERDGRLPFAELADRVGLSAGATRSRTLRLLDGGVAKVLALVRPELLGMGHLCGFAVRLDGPADPVAERLASWDRVSFLSACLGRADLVGTITAESLPALLATLERMRACEQVSGVESWLHMELVKERYDPGAPAPAPAPAQGAAAGTADSHPL; this is translated from the coding sequence GTGGATCTGGACCACACCGACCTCGCCGTCGTGCGCGAGCTGCAGACGGACGGCCGCCTCACCTACGAGACGCTGGCTCAGCGCGTGGGCCTGTCACGGCCCGCCACCCGGGCCCGGGTCCAGCGGATGCTGGATTCCGGCGCAGTGCGCGTGGTGGCCATCGTGCACCCCGCCGTGCGCGGGCTGACCGCCTCGGCGCACCTGTCGATCGACACCCACGGAGCGGCCGGGCCGGTGGCACGCGCCATCGCCGCGATGCCCCAGGCACCGTTCGTCACCCTCACGGCGGGACAGCGGGCCATCATGACCGAGCTGCGCACCGAGGGGTTCGCCGAGCTGGACCGGGCGATCGAGCGGGTGCGCACCCTGCCGGGCGTACGGACCGTCGACCCGCTGATCACCACCCGCCAGCTGAAGGACCCCTACCTGCTGCCCGACCCTCCGGCCGCCGCCGAGCTCGACGAGCTGGACCGGCGGATCCTGGACGAGCTGGAGCGCGACGGCCGGCTGCCTTTCGCCGAACTCGCCGACCGGGTGGGGCTGTCGGCGGGCGCCACCCGCTCCCGCACGCTGCGGCTGCTCGACGGCGGCGTCGCGAAGGTGCTCGCCCTGGTGCGGCCCGAGCTGCTGGGCATGGGCCACCTCTGCGGCTTCGCGGTGCGCCTGGACGGTCCCGCGGATCCGGTGGCCGAGCGGCTCGCCTCCTGGGACCGCGTGTCGTTCCTGTCCGCCTGCCTCGGCCGGGCCGATCTGGTCGGCACCATCACGGCCGAGTCACTGCCCGCGCTCCTCGCCACCCTGGAGCGGATGCGGGCGTGCGAGCAGGTGAGCGGCGTGGAGAGCTGGCTGCACATGGA
- a CDS encoding C-terminal binding protein, producing MGQPVVVYTDLGELDPEPGVRLLADAGFTVRIAGSRDPEVIAAAAHDAVALIVGYARVDEALLDRLPRLRFLATMSAGYDMIDAAAARRRGLWVTNLPGTATEDVAVHALASALSLVRRLPQADAVVRGGGWATDFARTELPRRTSGLTLGLVGMGRIARELVRIATPVFGRLAAYDPQTDPSAWPAGVDRLGLDELVGAADVLSLHVPLTDRTRGMVDDGLLARMRPGGLLVNVARGELVDPEALLRALDSGRLAGAALDVLPVEPPPADDPLRGHPRIQLSPHSAFLSDASHRAYVCEPAENVIAWQRTGRPLTPVVDPEA from the coding sequence GTGGGGCAACCCGTGGTCGTCTACACGGACCTGGGCGAGCTGGACCCGGAGCCGGGCGTCCGGCTCCTCGCCGACGCGGGTTTCACCGTGCGGATCGCCGGCAGCCGCGACCCCGAGGTCATCGCGGCCGCGGCCCATGACGCCGTGGCGCTGATCGTCGGCTACGCACGCGTGGACGAGGCCCTCCTCGACCGCCTGCCGCGGCTGCGCTTCCTCGCCACCATGTCGGCCGGGTACGACATGATCGACGCCGCCGCGGCCCGCCGCCGCGGCCTGTGGGTGACCAACCTGCCCGGCACCGCCACCGAGGACGTCGCCGTCCATGCCCTCGCCTCGGCGCTCTCCCTCGTACGCCGGCTGCCGCAGGCCGACGCCGTCGTGCGCGGCGGGGGCTGGGCCACCGACTTCGCCAGGACCGAACTTCCGCGCCGCACCAGCGGGTTGACGCTGGGACTGGTCGGAATGGGCCGCATCGCCCGGGAACTCGTCCGGATCGCGACTCCCGTCTTCGGCCGCCTCGCCGCGTACGACCCGCAGACCGACCCCTCCGCATGGCCGGCCGGTGTCGACCGGCTCGGGCTCGACGAACTGGTGGGCGCGGCGGACGTGCTGTCCCTGCACGTCCCGCTCACCGACCGGACCCGGGGCATGGTCGACGACGGGCTGCTCGCCCGCATGCGACCGGGCGGCCTGCTGGTGAACGTCGCCCGCGGCGAACTCGTCGACCCCGAGGCCCTGCTCCGGGCGCTCGACAGCGGCCGGCTCGCCGGAGCCGCCCTCGACGTCCTCCCGGTGGAGCCCCCGCCCGCCGACGACCCGCTGCGCGGCCACCCGCGCATCCAGCTGTCCCCGCACAGCGCCTTTCTGTCCGACGCCTCGCACCGCGCGTACGTGTGCGAGCCCGCCGAGAACGTCATCGCCTGGCAGCGCACCGGCCGCCCGCTCACGCCCGTCGTCGACCCCGAGGCCTGA
- a CDS encoding class II aldolase/adducin family protein, which yields MTDLLSTPAPRSQATPALDPAAEELRLRRELAAVYRLVAHFRMTDLIFTHISLRLPGPDHHFLINPYGLLFEEITASNLVKIDLSGKPVEPTPYPVNPAGFVIHSAIHAAREDAQCVLHTHTKAGCAVAAQRDGLLPLNQMSMEFHNRVGYHDYEGVALNLDEQRRLVTDIGDHPALILRNHGLLTVGESAAQAFLRMHYLERACEIQVTAQAGGGPLVVPAAEICEYTAQQLAGEATSDFEDADAYELAWAALLRLLDRTCPEYKD from the coding sequence ATGACCGACCTGCTGAGCACACCCGCCCCCCGGAGTCAGGCCACGCCGGCCCTCGATCCGGCCGCCGAGGAGCTGCGGCTGCGCCGCGAACTGGCCGCCGTCTACCGCCTCGTCGCGCACTTCCGTATGACCGACCTGATCTTCACGCACATCTCGCTGCGGCTGCCGGGCCCGGACCACCACTTCCTGATCAACCCGTACGGCCTGCTGTTCGAGGAGATCACCGCATCGAACCTGGTGAAGATCGATCTGTCGGGCAAGCCGGTCGAGCCGACCCCGTACCCGGTCAACCCGGCCGGTTTCGTCATCCACAGCGCGATCCACGCCGCCCGCGAGGACGCGCAGTGCGTGCTGCACACCCACACCAAGGCGGGCTGCGCCGTCGCCGCCCAGCGTGACGGACTGCTGCCCCTCAACCAGATGTCGATGGAGTTCCACAACCGGGTCGGCTACCACGACTACGAGGGCGTCGCCCTCAACCTCGACGAACAGCGGCGCCTCGTCACCGACATCGGCGACCACCCCGCCCTGATCCTGCGCAACCACGGGCTGCTGACGGTCGGCGAGAGCGCGGCCCAGGCGTTCCTGCGCATGCACTACCTGGAGAGGGCCTGCGAGATCCAGGTGACCGCGCAGGCGGGTGGCGGCCCCCTCGTCGTCCCGGCGGCCGAGATCTGCGAGTACACCGCACAGCAGCTCGCGGGCGAGGCGACCTCGGATTTCGAGGACGCCGACGCGTACGAACTCGCCTGGGCGGCGCTGCTGCGCCTGCTCGACCGGACCTGCCCCGAGTACAAGGACTGA
- a CDS encoding DEAD/DEAH box helicase — MEGEVPARAGRGVRELCEQGTGLHEAARNVRTDHAAAVAAVRAAFEPLQAELVALELESIPVARLRDVTGGRLRLGAVEAAGLRTVRAVHEASRHELRQVPGVGEQTADRALAAARQIARAVADTVTVRIDVDHPEPRTTALVIALHRLVEAGPELRRALDTAERLDTRLAELLPAARPAGGRLRLALARRERRERALAAAAGLGALLIDAAATDVRLLLAQASTDLLRPAASDVEAWVDFELRPAEYYGRLAEVSEQRPDTAASEGFVPSAVAERVHAQRLDDSHRRVSLRGYQEFGARFALAQRRVVLGDEMGLGKTVQAVAALAHLAAEGHSHFLVVCPAGVLINWTREVRARSTLRVLAVHGPDRQDAHAEWRERGGVAVTTFDVLHTLPAPDGTPPGMLVVDEAHYVKNPDTRRSRSVAVWTGRCERVLFLTGTPMENRVEEFRALLRHLRPDLVPTVSDTEAAAGPHAFRRSVAPAYLRRNQEDVLTELPALVHTDEWVELGPADRAAYHEAVAEGNFMAMRRAAYADPETSAKLRRLREIVAEAAANGLKTVVFSYFRNVLDAVREGLDDSAFGPIAGSVPAARRQRLVDDFTGASGPAVLLSQIEAGGVGLNLQAASVVILCEPQVKPTLEHQAVARAHRMGQIRAVRVHRLLATDSVDDRLLRILARKERLFDAFARRSDMADATPEAVDISDAGLARRIVEEEQQRLSAPTKATTT, encoded by the coding sequence GTGGAGGGGGAGGTACCGGCGCGGGCCGGGCGCGGGGTACGCGAGCTGTGCGAGCAGGGCACGGGGCTGCACGAGGCGGCACGGAACGTGCGCACGGACCATGCCGCCGCCGTGGCCGCCGTCCGCGCGGCCTTCGAGCCCCTGCAGGCCGAACTCGTCGCGCTGGAACTCGAGTCCATCCCCGTGGCACGGCTCAGGGACGTCACCGGGGGACGGCTGCGCCTCGGCGCCGTGGAGGCGGCGGGCCTGCGCACGGTACGCGCGGTGCACGAGGCGAGCCGCCACGAACTGCGGCAGGTGCCCGGCGTGGGCGAGCAGACCGCCGACCGGGCGCTCGCCGCCGCCCGGCAGATCGCGCGGGCCGTGGCCGACACCGTCACCGTCCGCATCGACGTCGACCACCCCGAACCCCGCACCACCGCCCTGGTGATCGCCCTGCACCGGCTCGTCGAGGCCGGCCCCGAACTGCGCCGCGCCCTGGACACGGCCGAGCGGCTCGACACCCGGCTGGCCGAACTGCTGCCCGCGGCCCGCCCCGCCGGCGGACGGCTGCGGCTGGCGTTGGCCCGCCGCGAGCGCCGCGAACGCGCCCTGGCCGCGGCCGCCGGACTCGGCGCACTGCTCATCGACGCGGCCGCCACCGACGTACGCCTGCTGCTCGCCCAGGCCTCAACCGACCTGCTGCGCCCGGCCGCCTCCGACGTCGAGGCCTGGGTCGACTTCGAACTGCGCCCCGCGGAGTACTACGGCCGGCTCGCCGAGGTCTCCGAACAGCGCCCGGACACCGCCGCGAGCGAGGGCTTCGTCCCGTCGGCGGTGGCCGAACGGGTCCACGCCCAGCGGCTCGACGACTCCCACCGCCGGGTCTCCCTGCGCGGCTACCAGGAGTTCGGCGCCCGGTTCGCCCTCGCCCAGCGCCGGGTGGTCCTCGGCGACGAGATGGGCCTCGGCAAGACCGTGCAGGCCGTCGCCGCCCTGGCCCACCTCGCGGCCGAGGGGCACAGCCACTTCCTGGTGGTCTGCCCGGCCGGCGTCCTCATCAACTGGACCCGCGAGGTCCGCGCCCGCAGTACCCTGCGCGTCCTCGCCGTGCACGGTCCGGACCGGCAGGACGCCCACGCCGAGTGGCGCGAGCGCGGCGGAGTCGCCGTCACCACCTTCGACGTCCTGCACACGCTGCCCGCGCCCGACGGCACACCGCCGGGCATGCTCGTCGTCGACGAGGCCCACTACGTAAAGAACCCGGACACCCGCAGGTCCCGCTCGGTCGCGGTGTGGACCGGACGCTGCGAGCGCGTGCTGTTCCTGACCGGTACGCCGATGGAGAACCGGGTCGAGGAGTTCCGCGCCCTGCTGCGCCACCTCCGGCCCGACCTCGTGCCCACGGTCAGCGACACCGAGGCGGCCGCCGGACCGCACGCCTTCCGCCGCTCGGTGGCCCCCGCCTACCTGCGCCGCAACCAGGAGGACGTGCTCACCGAACTGCCCGCGCTGGTGCACACCGACGAGTGGGTGGAACTCGGCCCCGCCGACCGGGCCGCCTACCACGAGGCCGTCGCCGAGGGGAACTTCATGGCGATGCGGCGGGCGGCCTACGCGGATCCGGAGACGTCCGCGAAGCTGCGGCGGCTGCGGGAGATCGTCGCGGAGGCTGCGGCGAACGGGCTGAAGACCGTGGTGTTCTCCTACTTCCGGAACGTGCTCGACGCCGTCCGCGAGGGCCTGGACGACAGCGCGTTCGGGCCGATCGCCGGAAGCGTTCCCGCGGCCCGCAGGCAGCGGCTCGTCGACGACTTCACCGGGGCGTCCGGCCCCGCCGTGCTGCTCTCCCAGATCGAGGCGGGCGGCGTCGGCCTCAATCTCCAGGCCGCCTCCGTGGTGATCCTGTGCGAACCGCAGGTCAAACCGACCCTGGAGCACCAGGCCGTGGCCCGGGCCCACCGCATGGGCCAGATCCGCGCCGTCCGGGTCCACCGGCTGCTGGCCACGGACAGCGTCGACGACCGGCTGCTGCGCATCCTGGCCCGCAAGGAACGGCTGTTCGACGCCTTCGCCCGGCGCAGCGACATGGCCGACGCCACCCCCGAGGCCGTCGACATCTCCGACGCCGGCCTCGCCCGCCGCATCGTCGAGGAGGAACAACAACGCCTGTCCGCCCCCACGAAGGCCACCACGACCTGA
- a CDS encoding pyridoxal-phosphate dependent enzyme, whose product MTPLPDRYCPTDGVRVPGDSLAWCCPTCRGPLDLDFSPTPASLKSLTGRVNSLWRYAETLPMPAPTLSLGEGRTPLVPLTDEVSAKLDFLMPTLSFKDRGAVLLAELALLSGPRRVVADSSGNAGTSIAAYCARARLPCTVYVPLGTSAKKLEQIEAHGARVELVDGNREAAGQAAQRAADEPDTFYASHVYNPYFLHGTKTYVHELWEDLGGRLPEVLVLPVGNGTLLLGAALAIAELFGAGLLDRRPALWAVQAAAVAPLAHAWAEGAEELTGTTPVAPTHAEGIAIPRPPRARQILRAVRDSGGTFLTVTEDGIRHAQLDLASRGLYVESTGAACWAAIREGALAGKSAVVPLCGAGLKSGLAHP is encoded by the coding sequence ATGACACCTCTGCCGGACCGCTACTGCCCCACCGACGGCGTCCGCGTCCCCGGCGACTCCCTCGCCTGGTGCTGCCCGACCTGCCGCGGCCCGCTCGACCTCGACTTCTCCCCCACTCCGGCATCCCTGAAGTCCCTCACCGGGCGGGTGAACTCCCTGTGGCGGTACGCGGAGACGCTGCCGATGCCGGCGCCCACGCTGTCCCTCGGCGAGGGCCGCACCCCGCTCGTGCCGCTGACGGACGAGGTCTCGGCGAAGCTGGACTTCCTGATGCCGACGCTGTCGTTCAAGGACCGGGGCGCGGTGCTGCTGGCCGAGCTGGCGCTGCTCTCCGGCCCGCGCCGGGTGGTCGCCGACAGCAGCGGCAACGCGGGTACGTCGATCGCCGCGTACTGCGCCCGCGCGCGGCTGCCGTGCACGGTGTACGTGCCACTCGGCACGTCCGCGAAGAAGCTGGAGCAGATCGAGGCGCACGGGGCCCGCGTGGAACTGGTCGACGGCAACCGCGAGGCGGCGGGCCAGGCCGCGCAGCGCGCGGCGGACGAGCCGGACACCTTCTACGCCTCGCACGTCTACAACCCGTACTTCCTGCACGGCACCAAGACCTACGTGCACGAGCTGTGGGAGGACCTCGGCGGGCGCCTGCCGGAGGTCCTGGTCCTGCCGGTGGGCAACGGCACGCTGCTGCTGGGCGCCGCGCTGGCGATCGCCGAGCTGTTCGGTGCCGGTCTGCTGGACCGGCGCCCGGCGCTGTGGGCGGTGCAGGCGGCGGCGGTCGCCCCGCTCGCCCACGCCTGGGCGGAGGGCGCGGAGGAACTCACCGGCACGACCCCCGTGGCCCCCACCCACGCCGAGGGCATCGCGATCCCGCGCCCGCCCCGGGCCCGCCAGATCCTGCGTGCGGTACGGGACTCGGGCGGCACCTTCCTGACCGTCACGGAGGACGGCATCCGCCACGCCCAACTGGACCTCGCCTCCCGCGGCCTGTACGTCGAGTCGACGGGCGCGGCCTGCTGGGCGGCGATCCGCGAGGGCGCCCTCGCCGGAAAGTCGGCGGTGGTCCCCCTCTGCGGCGCAGGCCTGAAGTCGGGCCTGGCACACCCCTGA
- a CDS encoding GntR family transcriptional regulator — MTFGEQPAYLRVAGDLRKKIVDGLLPPHTRLPSQARIREEYGVSDTVALEARKVLMAEGLVEGRSGSGTYVRERPVPRRVARSGFRLAGGATPFRQEQADAEARGTWESGSTQAEASGAIAERLGIKPGDRVMRTKYVFRDAGEAMMLSTSWEPLALTGRTPVMLPEEGPLGGMGVVERMRAIDLIVDNVTEEVGARPGLAEELHALGGVPGHVVVVVQRTFYASGRPVETADVVIPADRYRVAYHLPVK, encoded by the coding sequence GTGACTTTCGGTGAGCAGCCGGCGTACCTGCGCGTCGCGGGTGATCTCCGCAAGAAGATCGTCGACGGTCTGCTGCCCCCGCACACGCGGCTCCCCTCACAGGCCAGAATCCGCGAGGAGTACGGCGTCTCGGACACGGTCGCGCTGGAGGCCCGCAAGGTGCTGATGGCCGAGGGGCTGGTCGAGGGCCGCTCCGGTTCGGGAACGTACGTGCGCGAGCGGCCCGTGCCGCGCCGGGTCGCCCGTTCCGGCTTCCGCCTGGCCGGCGGCGCCACGCCGTTCCGGCAGGAGCAGGCCGACGCCGAGGCCCGCGGCACCTGGGAGTCCGGCAGTACGCAGGCCGAGGCGAGCGGCGCCATCGCCGAACGGCTCGGCATCAAGCCCGGCGACCGCGTGATGCGCACCAAGTACGTGTTCCGGGACGCCGGCGAGGCGATGATGCTCTCCACCTCCTGGGAGCCGCTCGCGCTCACCGGCCGCACCCCGGTCATGCTCCCCGAGGAGGGCCCGCTCGGCGGCATGGGCGTGGTCGAGCGCATGCGCGCCATCGACCTCATCGTCGACAACGTCACGGAGGAGGTCGGCGCCCGTCCCGGCCTCGCCGAGGAACTGCACGCCCTCGGCGGCGTCCCCGGCCATGTCGTGGTCGTGGTCCAGCGCACCTTCTACGCCTCCGGCCGCCCCGTCGAGACGGCGGACGTCGTGATCCCCGCCGACCGGTACCGGGTGGCGTACCACCTGCCGGTGAAGTAG
- a CDS encoding SPOR domain-containing protein — protein sequence MNDGTITLPWLVVRQDDNGNRYSVGRYATRAEAQKIAESLDGPDTQLYWVERIGQSAGGDG from the coding sequence ATGAACGACGGCACGATCACCCTTCCCTGGCTCGTCGTCCGGCAGGACGACAACGGCAACCGGTACAGCGTGGGCAGGTACGCCACCCGCGCCGAGGCCCAGAAGATCGCGGAAAGCCTCGACGGCCCGGACACCCAGCTGTACTGGGTCGAGCGGATCGGGCAGAGCGCCGGCGGCGACGGCTGA
- a CDS encoding (deoxy)nucleoside triphosphate pyrophosphohydrolase, giving the protein MSERIVVVGAALLDGGRLLAARRSAPPELAGRWELPGGKVEPGERPEAALVRELREELGVETEAVERVPGSWPLRPPYELQVWTARLRPGSADAKPLQDHDDLRWLTPAEIWSVPWLDQDVAAVRQTLAHLGAGPADGAPEE; this is encoded by the coding sequence ATGAGCGAACGGATCGTGGTGGTCGGTGCCGCCCTGCTCGACGGCGGCCGCCTGCTCGCCGCGCGCCGCAGCGCGCCGCCCGAGCTGGCCGGCCGCTGGGAACTGCCCGGCGGCAAGGTCGAACCCGGTGAGCGCCCCGAGGCCGCCCTCGTGCGCGAGTTGCGCGAGGAACTCGGCGTCGAGACCGAGGCCGTCGAGCGCGTGCCGGGCAGTTGGCCGCTGCGGCCGCCGTACGAACTCCAGGTGTGGACCGCGCGGCTGCGTCCCGGCTCCGCCGACGCCAAGCCCCTCCAGGACCACGACGACCTGCGCTGGCTCACTCCGGCGGAGATCTGGAGCGTCCCCTGGCTGGACCAGGACGTGGCCGCCGTGCGGCAGACCCTCGCCCACCTCGGTGCCGGCCCGGCGGACGGCGCCCCCGAGGAGTGA
- a CDS encoding ATP-binding protein, which yields MIDTDGDIAEWTFPADPGAVRSARAAVRGKLRSWDLDALGDTAALLVSELVTNSLRYATGPIGVRLRRPADVPEVLLVEVSDPLPEPPHERPARADDESGRGLQLLASTSRRWGTRPDDTGKTVWFELAVPQ from the coding sequence GTGATCGACACCGATGGCGACATCGCCGAGTGGACCTTTCCCGCGGATCCCGGCGCGGTGCGCTCGGCCCGCGCCGCCGTCCGCGGCAAGCTGCGCAGCTGGGACCTCGACGCGCTCGGCGACACCGCGGCCCTGCTGGTGAGCGAACTGGTCACCAACTCCCTGCGGTACGCGACCGGTCCCATCGGAGTTCGGCTGCGGCGCCCCGCGGACGTGCCCGAGGTGCTCCTGGTCGAGGTCTCCGACCCGCTGCCCGAGCCGCCCCACGAACGCCCGGCCCGCGCGGACGACGAGTCCGGCCGCGGGCTGCAACTGCTCGCCTCCACCTCCCGCCGCTGGGGCACCCGGCCGGACGACACCGGCAAGACGGTCTGGTTCGAACTGGCCGTGCCGCAGTGA